Proteins encoded together in one Musa acuminata AAA Group cultivar baxijiao chromosome BXJ3-6, Cavendish_Baxijiao_AAA, whole genome shotgun sequence window:
- the LOC103989833 gene encoding uncharacterized protein LOC103989833, whose product MKREGRQHGMVRSSAILPAESDPRPNNARVPNHVGAPPAAGFFAKAPSRPTNHSKCTARCRRERCKDCHFSPVSKSRDKAKGAHKLRSCDVVLNHRLVLWRVVDGGRLLSSRKISASEIVDHLYSSSQHEGDDYDDQNMEEGAGYGHGGPLLEAVDPKEGHSGAKYEETGESSTDSDEDSEIGFHMIGVTREYSDGEDWLVVDEI is encoded by the coding sequence ATGAAGAGGGAGGGGAGGCAGCATGGCATGGTGAGGAGCTCCGCCATCTTACCTGCGGAATCCGATCCGAGGCCTAATAACGCCAGGGTCCCCAACCACGTCGGCGCCCCTCCGGCCGCCGGGTTCTTTGCTAAGGCGCCGTCGCGGCCGACGAACCACTCCAAGTGCACCGCCAGGTGCCGCAGGGAGAGGTGCAAGGACTGCCATTTCAGTCCCGTGTCCAAGTCCAGGGACAAGGCCAAAGGAGCGCACAAGCTCCGGTCGTGCGATGTGGTGCTCAACCACCGGCTGGTGTTGTGGAGGGTGGTCGATGGCGGAAGATTGCTGAGCTCCAGAAAGATCTCCGCCAGCGAGATCGTTGACCATTTGTACTCTTCTAGTCAGCACGAAGGAGATGATTATGATGACCAGAACATGGAAGAAGGTGCAGGTTATGGCCATGGAGGACCTCTTTTGGAGGCTGTTGATCCAAAGGAGGGACACAGTGGTGCTAAATATGAAGAGACGGGGGAGAGCAGCACTGACAGTGATGAAGACAGTGAAATAGGTTTCCATATGATTGGAGTAACCCGGGAATACTCTGATGGAGAAGACTGGCTTGTGGTGGACGAGATCTGA
- the LOC135640224 gene encoding putative pentatricopeptide repeat-containing protein At5g59200, chloroplastic, producing the protein MSSLSSFAYPSTSILQQKRDSNTNHDSYSRSHPSADHLPVGASTRAVEDQAFSLLRSCVSFPRLTQIHARIVRHAIYSSNLVAAKLVSACFSLDRPSYADRVFAHVPRPSPFLWNSMIKGYVGLGRHCDALLVYRRMLDCGCRLDSFSFTSALKACSNLLALEEGMALHGHVLKLGLGADIYIATSLMDLYGMCSQALDARKVFDHMPDKDVVAWNVMLSSYACLGMMRLAEQLFEEIPLRNVNSWTALICGFLECGDLSESMIAFHRMQLDGLKPDKVMAVTMLSAIADLGMLDSGKWFHEYVKKNEIAIDAYVGNALVDMYAKCGSIQDARLVFDEIIRKNISCYNSMIFGLAAHGLGEEALEIFTDAERTGIGIDDITMTAVLTACSHSGLVEEGLKYFKTMQNVYGIEPKTEYYGCIVDLLGRAGRFDEAMQIIEITEDDSFILGTLAAACRTHGNLGLANELVKNISKLDPTNCGFLVLQANAEAASGRWEEAVNVRRLIKDTRIKKRPSCCWIEVGNEVHEFVASDNSHLNSVKSARTMLTTPQSIRRLAK; encoded by the exons ATGTCGAGCTTATCCTCCTTTGCGTATCCCTCGACCTCCATTCTTCAGCAGAAACGCGATTCCAACACGAATCACGATTCCTATAGTCGATCTCACCCCAGTGCAGACCACCTTCCCGTCGGCGCCAGCACTAGAGCAGTAGAAGACCAAGCCTTCTCCTTGCTTCGCTCCTGTGTCTCCTTCCCCCGCCTCACCCAAATCCACGCCCGCATCGTCCGCCACGCCATTTACTCTAGCAACCTCGTCGCCGCGAAGCTCGTCTCCGCCTGCTTCTCCCTCGACCGCCCGTCCTACGCCGACCGGGTCTTCGCCCATGTCCCCCGCCCCAGCCCATTCCTATGGAACAGCATGATCAAAGGCTATGTTGGCCTTGGCCGCCACTGCGATGCCTTGCTCGTTTACCGCCGGATGCTCGACTGCGGTTGCCGCCTGGACAGCTTCTCCTTCACTTCCGCCCTCAAAGCTTGCTCGAATCTTCTCGCCCTCGAGGAAGGGATGGCCCTGCATGGTCATGTCCTGAAGTTGGGCCTGGGCGCCGACATCTACATTGCGACGTCGCTGATGGACCTTTATGGGATGTGTTCTCAAGCACTGGATGCTCGTAAGGTGTTCGATCACATGCCTGATAAAGACGTTGTGGCTTGGAATGTGATGCTCTCTAGCTACGCTTGCTTAGGTATGATGCGGCTCGCAGAACAGTTGTTTGAGGAGATTCCCCTGCGAAATGTTAACTCTTGGACTGCGTTGATCTGTGGGTTCTTGGAATGTGGAGATTTAAGCGAATCAATGATCGCCTTTCACCGAATGcagctcgatggtttgaagcctgaCAAAGTCATGGCTGTCACAATGTTATCTGCTATTGCTGATCTAGGAATGCTGGATTCAGGTAAGTGGTTTCATGAGTATGTGAAGAAGAATGAGATTGCAATTGATGCTTATGTTGGCAATGCACTCGTAGATATGTATGCTAAATGCGGCAGTATCCAGGATGCCAGACTAGTGTTCGATGAGATAATTCGAAAAAATATTTCATGCTACAATTCTATGATCTTCGGACTGGCTGCTCATGGACTAGGGGAGGAAGCTCTTGAAATATTCACAGATGCTGAGAGAACTGGGATTGGAATAGATGACATTACTATGACTGCGGTTCTAACTGCATGCAGCCACTCTGGCTTGGTCGAGGAAGGTCTGAAGTACTTTAAAACAATGCAAAATGTTTATGGCATTGAGCCTAAGACAGAATATTATGGATGCATTGTTGATCTTCTGGGAAGAGCtggaagatttgatgaggcaatgcaGATCATAGAGATCACAGAGGATGATTCTTTCATATTGGGAACGTTAGCTGCAGCTTGTAGGACTCATGGAAATCTTGGGTTAGCCAATGAACTAGTAAAAAACATCTCCAAGTTGGATCCAACAAATTGTGGGTTTCTAGTGTTGCAAGCTAATGCTGAAGCAGCTAGTGGGAGGTGGGAAGAGGCTGTAAATGTTAGAAGACTGATAAAGGATACTAGAATCAAGAAGAGGCCTAGTTGCTGTTGGATTGAAGTGGGAAATGAAGTGCACGAGTTTGTTGCTAGTGACAACTCTCATCTAAATTCAGTAAAGAGTGCGAG GACCATGTTAACAACACCTCAAAGCATTAGAAGGTTAGCCAAGTGA
- the LOC135641447 gene encoding small heat shock protein, chloroplastic-like encodes MKAMASQRTGSSGEPLQKPSKMNQTMMQRQTPASSLGGIWELFPLKWILQQMLETTDRFMHDPCYCNGITFLDLQSKETVDCCRSKQRWKIEEDDGGLHRLTFEMLGVTKEDVKVWVEARILYVEAKKKAEEKEDRRHTERQHDAKFTLPHDADAEKIKAEMKEGVLHVIIPKVSPSSKVLNIDVQ; translated from the exons ATGAAGGCCATGGCTTCCCAGCGCACAGGGAGTTCTGGAGAACCTCTTCAAAAACCTAGCAAGATGAACCAGACAATGATGCAGCGACAAACACCGGCTTCATCACTTGGTG GTATATGGGAGTTGTTCCCGTTGAAGTGGATACTGCAACAGATGTTAGAGACAACCGACAGATTCATGCATGATCCTTGTTACTGCAATGGCATTACATTCCTCGACCTACAAAGCAAAGAAACTGTAGACTGTTGTCGGAGTAAACAGAGATGGAAGATTGAGGAAGACGATGGAGGACTTCATAGGTTGACGTTTGAGATGCTAGGTGTGACCAAGGAAGATGTGAAGGTGTGGGTGGAAGCAAGAATACTATATGTCGAGGCCAAGAAGAAGGCAGAAGAGAAAGAAGACAGGAGGCACACCGAGAGACAACATGATGCCAAATTCACACTGCCTCATGATGCCGATGCTGAGAAGATTAAGGCAGAGATGAAGGAAGGGGTGCTTCATGTTATCATCCCAAAGGTTTCACCATCAAGCAAGGTTTTGAACATAGATGTGCAGTGA